A window of Trichoderma atroviride chromosome 3, complete sequence contains these coding sequences:
- a CDS encoding uncharacterized protein (EggNog:ENOG41) produces MVYQTPTEILEVLTCYLLADISQEQLQAFKAAFELGNFARFSPKLRIKIVRPPEDYIGKSHEYIRRKEDEAGREEAFLIVDDRAVENDAVWYIQWFADDGPMDVCAESSDVLWKMLIRTDKLAMVYVNYDVGNISLQEQLPNCGVEFPVKEGYEQPKVFDYDMDMHKEQYGQPTWVNAEPHEFEYNKGGEKFGDYVAPPRTLARLKDEVAEASGVLNDWVKPYPAGPLRMSNGKMKEFPEGTMVLQLMINPDFPWPPFKWPRGSL; encoded by the coding sequence GTCTACCAGACGCCCACAGAGATCCTCGAGGTGCTAACCTGCTACCTTCTCGCCGACATCTCTCAGGAACAGCTACAGGCGTTCAAGGCGGCCTTTGAACTCGGCAATTTCGCACGGTTTTCGCCCAAGCTAAGGATTAAAATCGTGCGCCCGCCCGAAGACTACATTGGCAAGTCTCATGAATACATTCGCCGCAAAGAGGATGAAGCCGGCCGCGAAGAGGCCTTTCTCATTGTAGATGACAGGGCCGTAGAGAACGATGCTGTTTGGTACATTCAATGGTTTGCGGATGATGGGCCCATGGATGTTTGCGCTGAGAGCTCAGACGTTTTGTGGAAAATGCTCATCAGAACTGATAAGCTGGCAATGGTCTACGTAAACTACGACGTCGGCAACATATCTCTCCAAGAACAGTTGCCCAACTGCGGCGTGGAGTTTCCTGTAAAAGAGGGGTATGAACAGCCGAAAGTATTCGATTACGACATGGACATGCATAAGGAGCAATATGGCCAACCGACATGGGTCAATGCCGAACCCCACGAATTTGAATACAACAAGGGCGGCGAAAAGTTTGGAGATTATGTCGCGCCGCCAAGGACACTTGCAAGATTGAAAGATGAAGTCGCAGAAGCATCGGGGGTGTTGAACGACTGGGTAAAGCCTTATCCAGCGGGCCCGTTGCGAATGTCGAATGGAAAGATGAAGGAATTTCCAGAGGGAACAATGGTTCTGCAGCTAATGATTAACCCCGATTTCCCTTGGCCGCCTTTCAAATGGCCTAGAGGATCACTATGA
- a CDS encoding uncharacterized protein (EggNog:ENOG41), which yields MQNLPTLVFIPGAWHQPLCYDLVIDLLQKKHGIKCTAVTLPSTTGDPSKTLKDDLDAARKAVSDETSCGRDVVVIAHSYGGLVGNSVIKGFARKRGGLQDADASKIPAAGHVIGLILIASGYTFTGLAFMDPFFGRAPHFFRVNKATGFADLAVPPRQFFYHDLPADEAEYRVSQLTPHSLKSLFEGGEYSYSGWLDVPSFYLGTIEDQGLPVIAQRMNVGMARGMGASVEHRELQTSHSPFFSQPEATVHVILEAVEAFSGKRVGKVAIKMEQDKRVKLPNSRLWQPLTWFKYGLPLVLGHVIGKCVLAFNWGRTLWKYR from the coding sequence ATGCAAAACCTTCCGACGCTAGTCTTTATCCCGGGAGCATGGCACCAGCCTCTATGCTACGATCTGGTTATCGATTTACTGCAGAAGAAGCACGGTATTAAATGCACCGCAGTAACTCTGCCTTCAACAACTGGAGACCCCTCCAAGACTCTCAAAGATGATCTCGATGCTGCCAGGAAAGCAGTTTCCGACGAAACAAGTTGCGGGCGAGACGTGGTAGTCATTGCCCACTCATACGGTGGCCTGGTCGGAAACAGCGTCATCAAGGGTTTCGCGCGAAAGAGAGGCGGTCTTCAGGATGCAGATGCGTCAAAAATCCCAGCCGCTGGTCACGTCATTGGCCTTATCCTGATCGCCTCTGGATACACGTTTACAGGACTTGCATTTATGGATCCATTCTTCGGCCGTGCACCTCACTTTTTCCGCGTAAATAAAGCTACTGGATTTGCCGACCTCGCTGTTCCTCCGCGCCAGTTCTTTTACCACGACTTGCCAGCCGACGAGGCAGAGTACCGAGTGTCCCAGCTCACACCACATAGTCTCAAGTCGTTGTTTGAGGGAGGCGAATACTCATACtctggctggctggatgTGCCTTCATTTTATCTCGGTACCATTGAAGATCAGGGGCTGCCAGTGATAGCGCAGCGCATGAATGTAGGAATGGCGAGAGGAATGGGAGCTTCTGTCGAGCATAGGGAGCTGCAGACCAGCCACTCCCCGTTTTTCAGCCAGCCGGAAGCGACTGTTCATGTCATATTGGAGGCTGTCGAAGCATTTTCTGGAAAGCGAGTAGGAAAGGTGGCGATAAAAATGGAGCAAGACAAGAGGGTAAAGTTGCCTAACTCTCGACTGTGGCAGCCTTTGACTTGGTTCAAGTATGGGCTACCGCTGGTCCTTGGTCACGTAATTGGAAAGTGTGTGTTGGCGTTTAACTGGGGCAGGACCCTATGGAAGTATAGGTAA